From the genome of Leguminivora glycinivorella isolate SPB_JAAS2020 chromosome 26, LegGlyc_1.1, whole genome shotgun sequence, one region includes:
- the LOC125239626 gene encoding BRCA1-associated RING domain protein 1-like: MSKTEYHKLLKALEDMNKCLFCVECHQFCQNPVTLSKCFHLICSEHFTNLSHCPKCKVSLEGCITWSDDKLSDAIHAAKNLSVMFEPLNEYSSYDTVVSVQSSVEKAPKPASDQDILNTSTLSLASNISKFSKITEKRNNKGETALHIACRMGKADKVTKLLSEGASTNNKDNASWTPLHEVVQNGRQDLVKLLLRHNTLVNVPGPGNETPLHEAIRYNHIDIAKDLVTHGADINARNCKGETPLTLAAPDIRAIIQDTAAKRIITEDSFDLEIVQRQIELDCEDIRVFCVSQSRFVTNKLKALTKHHGNLHVEQKFTNKVTHLIVDAEDGICDSSLEVLQGIVNNLWILTSKWVTASTDDNLESFEEYEVLGVGAITYRGPNNARYNKYKHLPGIFNGCHFYFHNFNTKYKISDKIEVNKAILSKLVTDADGVVLRRAPNPESIPEAEKLVPYHAQKDGKLYNCSHYIIYKDLYEPHYNMAHLKALPIGWLIECIEKYQLCEPW; this comes from the coding sequence ATGTCTAAAACAGAATACCATAAACTGCTTAAAGCTCTGGAGGacatgaataaatgtttattctgtgTAGAATGCCATCAATTTTGCCAAAATCCAGTGACTCTAAGTAAATGTTTTCATTTGATCTGTTCAGAGCATTTTACAAATTTGTCTCATTGCCCGAAGTGTAAAGTTTCTCTAGAAGGCTGTATAACTTGGTCGGACGACAAATTAAGTGATGCTATTCACGCCGCGAAGAACTTGTCTGTAATGTTTGAACCTCTTAATGAATACAGTTCTTACGATACAGTTGTTTCTGTCCAATCGTCCGTAGAAAAAGCTCCAAAACCTGCTTCCGATCaagatattttgaatacttCGACTTTATCCTTAGCTTCGAATATTTCTAAGTTTAGTAAAATAACAGAGAAAAGAAACAACAAAGGTGAGACAGCATTACACATCGCCTGCAGGATGGGAAAAGCTGACAAAGTCACCAAACTGTTGAGCGAAGGAGCAAGTACGAACAATAAAGATAATGCCAGCTGGACTCCGCTGCACGAGGTAGTGCAGAATGGACGGCAGGACTTAGTTAAGCTTCTGTTGAGACACAATACGCTAGTTAATGTGCCAGGACCGGGCAATGAGACTCCCTTACATGAGGCCATTCGGTACAACCACATAGACATTGCTAAAGACCTGGTTACTCATGGAGCGGATATTAATGCTAGAAACTGCAAAGGAGAGACGCCCCTGACACTTGCAGCTCCTGATATAAGAGCAATTATTCAAGATACTGCTGCAAAAAGAATAATAACTGAAGACAGTTTTGATTTGGAAATTGTTCAGAGACAGATAGAGCTGGATTGTGAAGATATCAGGGTGTTCTGTGTGTCACAGTCTCGCTTCGTCACCAACAAACTGAAAGCCCTCACGAAACATCACGGCAACCTCCATGTTGAACAAAAATTCACTAACAAAGTAACACATCTCATAGTTGACGCCGAAGATGGCATCTGTGACTCCAGCCTCGAAGTCCTACAAGGCATTGTCAATAATTTATGGATTTTAACTTCTAAATGGGTGACAGCATCTACTGATGATAACTTAGAATCCTTTGAAGAGTATGAAGTGCTAGGTGTTGGTGCTATTACGTACAGAGGCCCAAATAATGCTCGCTACAACAAATATAAGCATCTACCCGGCATTTTCAATGGCTGTCACTTTTACTTCCataattttaatacaaaatacaagATTTCAGATAAAATAGAGGTTAACAAAGCTATTTTAAGCAAGCTGGTTACGGATGCTGACGGAGTAGTCCTAAGGCGGGCTCCAAACCCGGAATCTATACCAGAGGCAGAGAAGCTGGTGCCGTATCATGCCCAGAAAGACGGCAAACTTTACAACTGCTCGCATTACATTATATACAAGGATTTGTATGAGCCGCACTACAACATGGCTCATTTGAAGGCTCTGCCCATTGGCTGGCTCATTGAGTGCATTGAGAAATACCAGCTTTGCGAACCTTGGTGA
- the LOC125239628 gene encoding eukaryotic translation initiation factor eIF1, translated as MSIQNLNTFDPFADAIKSSEDDVQDGLVHVRIQQRNGRKTLTTVQGLSSEYDLKKIVRACKKEFACNGTVVEHPEYGEVLQLQGDQRENICQWLTKSGLVKPEQLKVHGF; from the coding sequence ATGTCCATCCAGAATCTCAACACATTCGACCCGTTCGCCGATGCTATCAAAAGCTCGGAAGACGACGTTCAAGATGGATTAGTCCACGTCCGAATCCAGCAGAGGAACGGGCGTAAGACGCTGACGACGGTGCAGGGTCTGTCATCGGAATATGACCTGAAGAAGATCGTGCGGGCATGCAAGAAGGAGTTCGCGTGCAACGGGACCGTGGTCGAGCATCCCGAGTACGGAGAGGTGCTTCAGTTACAAGGCGACCAGCGCGAGAACATTTGCCAGTGGCTCACCAAGTCTGGACTGGTTAAGCCCGAGCAGCTCAAGGTGCACGGCTTCTAA
- the LOC125239627 gene encoding protein D2-like: MSELQGLFKKHCVLPDVINTAPSDLLTVKYNNGVNVETGKELTPTQVKEKPEVKWAAKDTEYYLLAMVDPDAPSREKPKFREWHHWLVGNIHGGDMNKSEVLSEYIGSGPPKGTGLHRYVFLVFKQLEKCDFSKIPKLPCTSGKNRGNFSIAKFAQQFKLGSPVAGNFYVAQWDDYVPKLYAKLKD, from the coding sequence ATGTCAGAACTCCAAGGGCTTTTTAAGAAACATTGTGTTTTACCTGATGTAATAAACACGGCGCCTTCCGATCTACTGACCGTTAAATACAATAATGGTGTTAATGTTGAGACGGGAAAAGAATTAACCCCCACGCAAGTCAAAGAAAAGCCTGAAGTTAAGTGGGCAGCTAAAGATACAGAGTATTATCTTCTGGCTATGGTTGATCCAGATGCACCGAGTCGAGAGAAACCGAAGTTTAGAGAGTGGCATCATTGGTTGGTGGGAAATATTCACGGAGGTGATATGAATAAAAGTGAAGTTTTGTCTGAATACATAGGATCCGGACCTCCAAAAGGCACTGGTCTTCATCGATATGTTTTTTTGGTATTTAAACAGCTGGAAAAGTGTGATTTTTCGAAAATCCCGAAATTGCCATGTACCTCTGGAAAAAATAGAGGCAACTTTTCTATTGCTAAATTTGCTCAGCAATTCAAACTTGGTTCTCCTGTCgctggaaatttttatgtggccCAATGGGATGATTACGTACCTAAACTCTATGCAAAACTGAaagattaa